Within Vulpes lagopus strain Blue_001 chromosome 22, ASM1834538v1, whole genome shotgun sequence, the genomic segment GGATCATACTCCAACATTTTCTCAATGAGGTCAAAGAGAAGCTCATGTTCAGCATCCTGAGAGAGCATAAattcctgaaaggaaaaaagtcaacAGTCCTTTCAACCATccttcattataattttatttctctaccATAAAGAGAAGGGAATCTCAAAGTTTTAATCATATAGCAATGGCTCAGGCTCACCTTCAGAGGTTTACAGCGCCGTGAAACGTATCTGCCAGCAGAACTGTGTTCATCCCAGTCTAATCGATCGTGATGGAAATATTTACGTTTCCTAAAAGTAAGTCAATACCCAGTCATTTTTATGTCAACCATGAAAACTTAAAACATCTAGGGAAAGTGACTGGTTTCATCATTATGCTTTTATAGATCAAAGATGAACACTTTACTAGAGACTTGAAAAGATTACCCTAGTTACTGCCTTCCCAACAAAGTAACTGGAGTGAAAAAGAATGTCTAACACTTCATTGTTTCAATGAAGTTCCAATCAGAATATAAGACCAAGTGGTATAAAGGATGGCACCTactcttaaataaaaacatacctgGTTTTCTGTATCATATGTTTTGGTAAAGGTCCAAGAATCCTTTCCATCATTGCCAAATGCTCCTTACTATCATGTGtctaaaacaataaacaaaacttgTTAAGCACACCGTGTGCCTTGATTTCATTTACATAGCTGAATTTCTAGTCCATAGAGATCAAAAAAGGAAGGTGATCATAAAAAAGGGCAAACTCTTATCAAGTTACAGCTGCAAAGTATTAAGGCCCACAGAACAAGCTCACCAATGATTTCTCCCCATAAACAGAAttactgtttatattttaaaatgttttaaataaaatgataaattatgaaGGAAATATAATACCCAATAGCATCAGTTACAGACTTATTTCTTTATACTTCACAAGTAAGTCTATAATAAGGGGGGGAAAGCTGCTTAAGTGTGTATACTTTGCTTTTAAGGGCTCATTTACATAAACAAGCACCTTTTTTGAGCAAAGCCTTGAAACAAAGCACTGTCACTTACTGGAAATACTGTAAACCCAAGGTAGTATTCAATGAGAATGCATCCTATACTCCAGACATCACATGGCTGGGACCATCCTAGGGCtgtaaagcaaaagcaaacaaaaaacttcaatatttcttaaagacattaaaacaacaacaaaaaaaacacaacaagcCAGCATACAATTTAATGTCTGAGCTAGAAATACCCTAAGGAATCACTTAAAGTGTATCGTAATAGGATAACATGAATTAGGGCTCTGGAGACCTCTGGTCAAGTTCCAACTCTAGCCCACTCTTTTTGGGACTAGTGATTTGGGGAACTATCCCCCCCCCCAGTCGTAATTTCCTAACCAGTAAAATGAGAGTTACCTACACCATCCAAGGACTTGACAAGAAAAGTGTCTGAGATATAATAGGTGTGAATTATATTCTAAAATCTCATCACATTACATATATGCAAACTCAATTCCAGGAAAATTAAGACATTTAACTCAAAGTATTAGAGCTATCTGGAATAAGTATGAGCTTAAAATCCtcaatgtgttttatttatctttttttttttttttttaaagatttgagagagtaTGCATGAGCCATGGTGGGGTAGGGGTGGCGTGAGGGTGTCAGGGAAAGAggaagtagaagcaggctccctgctgagcagggggcttgATGTGAGGCCCCAttccaagactctgggatcatgacctaagctgaaggcagacacttaaccaactgagccacccaggtgccccaatgtgtTTTTAGACTCAGAGAGAGACTTCATGCACACAAAAGctagaggaaggcagagggacaagcagactccccaccaagcagagagcccaaagagTGGCTccaccccatgaccctgagatcatgacttgtgcCAAAGTCATATGCTTAACCTACCAAGCCACCCACTCACCTCCTATCCTTCATgtgttttaagttaaaatttttttttcggtattttttttttttaagattttatttatttataaataaagacagaggcagagggaggcagagacacaggcagagggaggagcaggctctatgctgggagcccaatgtgggactccatcctgggtctccaggatcaggccctgggctgaaggaggtgctaaaccgctgagccacccgggctgccaagataacaatttctttttttttaagttaacaatttcttaaagagaaaattattaaaaacaaacaaaaaaccacaaagaatAAGACTAGAgctataaactttaaagttggcTTCAGTAAAGATATATGCAGGTTCTCAAAAGCACAATTCAGAAGCAAGTTACCTAGcacctgggggtggtggtggtgtctgcTCCCCGCCCCATGTGTGCAGGCATTTGCAcacaatctctattaaaataatagtaataaaaaaagagaaagtaacttACCCAAAATAACTTCAGGCGCCCTATAATGCCTTGTAGATACCAAGGTACTGTGATGTTCATCATCATAGGTTGCACTTCCAAAGTCTACAACTTTAATATCTGCATTTATTAAGGTACGTTCATCACGTTTCTAAAATCACAAACAATGGGTTAAGGAGGCATGATATTAAGAAGGCACAAGATATTAACTTCAAACCATGAAGATAATACACTGAGAAGACTTACCATTTTGGGATTATAAGCCTCTGTGTAGTCAGACTGCACAAATAAGATGTTTTCAGGCTTTAAGTCTGTGTGAGTCAACTTGTTACTGTGCAGAActgagaatgaaacagaaaaagttGCTGTAACCTGAAAATCAAAAACCCAACCAAACTCAAACTCAAAAGCCCtacaacaaaaaaacctgatgCCCTTTCTACATGTCCAAAATTGTCAACATTCAGTAGCCTGCTAGAAAACCACCCACTACCCTCAAAGTTAGTCCACTGCCAGCTAACTGCTCAAAAAGTATAGTAGTATTTTTCTTCAGGAAGCAAAGATTTGCCAGTTTCCAATGACGGCttgtaatatttgtaaaattgtgTGGATTTCTTCTGCTTGGCAAAGTATATAGTCTTATTAAGAATAGCATCAATGaaatttactgagaaaaaaatgagatttactGAGAATATGAGGATATTTAATATTAgcataaagcattaaaaatatttttagccatTACTTAGAAAGCAGATACATAAAAGCGAGATTATCCTACTTGATACTACATTGATAAAGAAATGACTAGTCAAGGAAAGATATGAATCTAGACATCACCAGAGATCATGAAAACAGTTATCAGAACCATAGTAGCAAGTGTTCTGGAAGAAGTAGGatagttataaataaatacagctaAATTTGTCTTTCTACATGACAATATATTATATCAGACAATATACTACTTAATGAAATGCGAAACTGACCAAGAGCTTATCATCTTTCTcatccctattctttttttttttttttaaattttatttatgatagtcatacagagagaaagagagagaggcagagacacaggcagagggagaagcaggctccatgcaccgggagcctgatgtgggattcgatcccaggtctccaggatcgcgccctgggccaaaggcaggcgccaaaccgctgcgccacccagggatccctctcatccCTATTCTTAAGTCAGGCTTCCATAAGCTGTATGTTAGATcccattttttcttaaagattcaaATTAGTCTGCATTAAATTAGTCCCAATAACCTCAAGTTTCTTAAAGATATGCCAAATACTTACAATTCACTGATTTGCATATCTGATATGCCATCTTCCTGATATGATCCAGACGAAATGGCAGAAAACCATTTTCTTTAATGAAGTCGTAAGTACTAAGTCCTAGTAGTTCAAACACAATGCAAATGTGACCATGATGTTCAAACCACTCCAACATCTGGACACAGCGGctataaacacatgaaaaataactGAGTACAGCCTCTCACAATTTAAGTCTACCTGAGAGCATTTTCTGAGTTCTACTTTGATACTTACAATGTACTGCTGGGGTCTGTTGTATTCAAGTGTTCCAGAACTTGTATTTCTGAGCGAGCAGCTTCACAGTATCTATCcacatttttaactatttttactGCTACATGTCTACCTCCTCTGttagagaaagttaaaaaaaaaaaaaaaagttaagaattatGTTCTCTCTGAAACGActgatgtactatatattggctaactgaattaaaaaaaataggggattcctgggtggctcagcggtttagcacctgcctttggcccacagtgtaatcctgaagtcctgggatcgagtcccacatcaggttccctgcatggagcctgcttctctctgtatctctcatgaataaataaatctttaaaaataaacaaacttaaaaaaaaaaagacatcttctTCCACTTTTCTACCACTCTTTTCAAACTGTACTACTACTACCATTTTGTTTCCTTGCATTTACTGGCTAGCATTCGATTTTATCTAACTAAAACTAA encodes:
- the CLK1 gene encoding dual specificity protein kinase CLK1; amino-acid sequence: MRHSKRTYCPDWDEKDWDCGKWRSSSSHKRRKRSHSSARENKRCKYNHSKTSDSHYLESRSINEKDYHSRRYIDEYRNDYSQGCEPGHRHRDHESRYQNHSSKSSGRSGRSSYKSKHRNHHSTSHHRSHGKSHRRKRTRSVEDDEEGHLICQSGDVLSARYEIVDTLGEGAFGKVVECIDHKAGGRHVAVKIVKNVDRYCEAARSEIQVLEHLNTTDPSSTFRCVQMLEWFEHHGHICIVFELLGLSTYDFIKENGFLPFRLDHIRKMAYQICKSVNFLHSNKLTHTDLKPENILFVQSDYTEAYNPKMKRDERTLINADIKVVDFGSATYDDEHHSTLVSTRHYRAPEVILALGWSQPCDVWSIGCILIEYYLGFTVFPTHDSKEHLAMMERILGPLPKHMIQKTRKRKYFHHDRLDWDEHSSAGRYVSRRCKPLKEFMLSQDAEHELLFDLIEKMLEYDPAKRITLKEALKHPFFYPLKKAT